The region TTATAAATAAATGAGAACTGTATAGAAAATCACATACAGATCTACAAGTGGAAATAAAAAAACTGTCCCTCCCAAGCCAGTTTTGGAGTGAAGAGAAGCATGACAACCGTTAGATTGAGATCATGCTCACCTCACAGAGAGGGAGGTGCCTTGAATACAATATAATGCTTTGGAATATTCCACCTCTATTCCCAACTCACAGAGACAGCTATCATAGCTCAGAGATCAAAACTCATTACtggtgatgtctgtctgtctgtctgtctgtctgtctgtctgtctgtctgtctgtctgtctgtctgtctgtctgtctgtctgtctgtctgtctgtctgtctgtctgtctgtctgtctgtctgtctgtctgtctgtctgtctgtctgtctgtgtgatcaTGTGCTTCTCATTTGGAGTAGTGTGGAAAGTAAATGAAAACACAAAGCCATGAAAAGGCTAACACAGTGAACTGAACCACAGAGTCAAGAACCTAAGGCTCCTACCATTATTTTGGCTCCTCAGAGGGGACACATGACTGAACCTCTGCACATTATTGGCATGGTGACGTGTTGCTATCTGGGACTATTTATATCCCCGCGGCATCTGCGGAGGAATACGTATCCAGTTCTTCACGAGTGATAATACAATAATGTGAGTGGCTATATACTAGTTAGAGGGACCATCAGTGACATATGAAGACCTGACATGAGACTGAGGGGGTTACCACCATGAAGGACTGATAACACTGTGAGATAAAGTCCATTCTGTGGTGTccaagtttgtgtgtgtattggggACAACATACGTGTGTTCCATTGTTGTACTTTACAAGCACAACAGCATTCCATGAAACCAGAATAGTTTTAAGACATTTATTACTGATGATAAGTGAACAGCAAACCCAACTTTTCCACAATGTTCAAAACTGACCATATAGCAGAGAGGAGGAAAAAGCTGTAGAACACAAACACATCTATCACTAATTGATTGGATGACTGCATATCTGCAtacccagtggtgtaaaaatactttaaagtactaactacatagtttttttgggtatctgtaatTTACTTGACTATTTATGCATATTTTTTgcaatttatacttttacttcactactttcctaaagaaaatcatgtactttttactccatacatttcccctgacacccaaaagtactcgttacattttgaatgcttagcaggacaggaaaatggcccAAGTCACGCATTTATCAAGAGAGCATctctggtcatccttactgcctctgatctggcggactgactaaacacaaatgctttatttGTAAATTACTGTATGTCTGAGTGTAAGAGGATGCTCctgtccacccccccccccccccccccaaaaaaacaaattgtattggtgccgtctggtttgcttttgaaaagaaatttgaaatgatttatacttttacttttgatacttaagtacattttagagATTACattgacttttgatacttaagtatatttaaaatcaaatacttttagacttttcctcaagtaggattttacagggtgactcacttttacttgagtcctcttctattatggtatctttactttttctaaagtatgacaattgggtactttttacaccactgtgcATACCTCAGCTACAAAGTCTACAGAACCTGTGGCCACAGTGAAAGGATTGTCGTATGCTCACACAAGAGACAGTCAGGGTGGGCTATCCAAAGGTTATAGGGTAAAGTAAACACACAGGTACAACACAAACATAAGACATTCCCTCCACAAAAACCCTGCTCTCTTCTTAGCACAACAACCCTGAAACATGTTCAGTCttttaaaaaagtattcagacagtgacacattttttgttgttttgactctgtactccagcactttggatttgaaattatactatgactatgaggttgaaatgcagctttaatttgagggtgaaccatttagaaattacagcactttttgtgcaTAGTTCCCCAattttaagggaccaaaagtattaggacaaattcacttatatgtgtattaaagtagtattcaagttatttaccattcatttctattgggcacaaaataatctgaaacacaaccaaaacaagcaGCAAAAGCATCtaacaaatttgtagagtcacaagcttgatgtagtcattacgtgctatgaatatgggatcaaatacttaactttgtactactttaatacacatataagtggaTTTGTCCAAATggaggactatgtacaaaaagtgttgtCATTTCTAgagttcacctgatatggataccctcaaattaaaagctgacagtctgcactttaacctcacagtcattgtataatttcaaatccaaagtgctagaGTTCatacccaaaacaacaacaacaatttcCATTGTCCCAATAcatttggagctcactgtattcaTATAATATGTCTGCATCATCCCTGACACAACTATGGTGCATAGCTTAGACTTAAATAAAAGCGTGGTATGTAGGCATTCATGCATGCACTGACACAAGCACGCTAGTGCTGGCACACTCAAAACGTACACTACTCTTACTTGTTAGGAGGCATATTTGTCACTAAACAAACCATCTAAGGGTCAATGAGCATTTGATCATATCCTCTGACAAGCCACTCTGAAGATGGGGAGCATGCATAAAAAATCTAAATACATCTCAAAGGAATGTATGTAATTCTAAACAAATGACCAATGCATATTGTGGGATTTGAAGTGCTGTGAGTTGTGTCTGTGTCAGAGTCATACCAGAGCATAGCAGGCCAGCTGAGTCAACATCGCACCACCTCTACTGATCCTCCACTGGACCACTTTAGACAGCTACTCAGACGTCCTGCTCTCTATTGTTTATGCAGTGAAAACAGGTGTTAGCTGGTTGCCAGCATAACTGTAAAACAATTAATGGAGTTATAAAACGCAGTATAAAAAAGGAACATAAACTTCAGTATTCGGGAGTAGACGAAAAGTCAGAGACGCAAAATAATAGTACATTATTAAAATGCTTTAGTAGTATCTCAGCTTCATTGAACTTCAGTTCCAGTACTGTCAtggctgctctctgctggacaaATAGTAGAACTGTGGCTGAACAAACGAaggcaaaaaaaatcaaaaatctAAGGAGAGAGAATATGATATATGGTCTTTGGTAAGAAGTTTTCAAAATGCAACATTTAGTTTAACTTCCTATGTAAAGCTACATTCAATAAGACTAAAAACACAGGAAACTGATGCTAGTATCAGATACTGCATACTGCTATATAAgcaaatgatttaaaaaaaatagaaattaCAATACAAATTCTGCATATGCTAAAACCCCCCACAAAGTGTCACCTTAAGAAGTTGAATAAGTGAATCCAACAGTATTGAAAGGAGTGTGTTTATTCCTTTGTCACCATTGTGGTGATGTCATCCTCACGGTCTTTTCCCCCTGTTGACACAAACACAAGAAAAGAGATGAGAACCATATGAACATCGCAGGGCAGGGCATCATTCTCTGGTCCATCCTCTGTTAGGgctgaaggagagagatactTACTGAAACAGAGCTGGAACCTCTCAGATCTCCTGAGCACAGTGTATGACAGACCAATGACGATGAGGATACCAAAGAAACCACCAATGACGCAGCCAATGAGGGTGGCAAAGTAACTGCCGTCCTCTGAAAATGTATCcgaagaggacagacagacagacaaacaggatagagagacagacagacaggatatgcagatagacagacagacaggatagacagacaagacagaaagaaagacagacagacagacagacagacagacagacagacagacagacagacagacagacagacagacagacagacagacagacagacagacagacagacagacagagattagGGTTAGCTAATGATGACAATGTCCAATACCATGCTCAGGGAAGGTGTATTAGAGACGTGTATTTACCGTACACCCAGAGGTATCCATCCACTAGTGGTCGCTCTGAGCTCTCACATACCACACGTGTGTTGTTGTCAGAGCGGGACGTCCTGCTGATAAGCCATATTGCAAAGAGCTCCTTACCTGTGTTATCACAGTACCCTTTTATtgactgggaggagagagagagagagagagagagagagagagagagagaggggagagagattaTATCTTATCTCATCTGGTGATGCATAAAGACTCCAATTAGCAAGTAATAAAGAGGCAATGAAAGTAATTATTTTGCACTCCAACAGGCCTGCTGAATTGAGCTACTGTATGGATTTCTCAGTAATTTCAGCTGTACCAATGGTCATGCCAATTAGGTCACCTGCGTCATCCAGGCCTGCACAGAGCAAATACCTGTAACCTGGATGGTTGGTATAATATAAGCTAAGGCTGTGCCACTCACCTGGGCAGCCAGGTACTCAGTGTGGTCTCCTGGGCAGATAAGGGTTCTGTTTCCATGGCTACCATAGATGGTGAAGTTGAGTTGTCTAGGAGAAGGAGACACACCACACTGGAAGACAGCAGGCTTGCCAACAGCCACTGTTACGTTATTTGGTAGCGTAGTATACTTTTTCTGGGCTGGAGGATGGATGATGAGGGGGTATGAGGAAGAGATGGGTACAGTGAATGAGAGAaatgggaggggagaagagacagCAAGGAGAGAAACGCAACATAATCAGTCATAGCCTGTGACACAGCCTAATCCTCATTTGCCTAGGAGGCAAAGCGCACTACTTCTCATGGAAAGGGTTGTTTGACTGTTCCAATGTGAATTGGTCTGAGATTGTATTTTCCTAATATGAGGGACATCATTGAAACCAAGGCACCACTGCAAATATTGCTGTCTGTCTACGTTCTCAACTAGTTTTGTAATATCATAACAC is a window of Salmo trutta chromosome 37, fSalTru1.1, whole genome shotgun sequence DNA encoding:
- the LOC115176480 gene encoding uncharacterized protein LOC115176480, which encodes MTGPGFGLSVFLLALLHLQCSAQKKYTTLPNNVTVAVGKPAVFQCGVSPSPRQLNFTIYGSHGNRTLICPGDHTEYLAAQSIKGYCDNTGKELFAIWLISRTSRSDNNTRVVCESSERPLVDGYLWVYEDGSYFATLIGCVIGGFFGILIVIGLSYTVLRRSERFQLCFSKYLSPSALTEDGPENDALPCDVHMVLISFLVFVSTGGKDREDDITTMVTKE